A genome region from Dolichospermum compactum NIES-806 includes the following:
- a CDS encoding NAD(P)/FAD-dependent oxidoreductase, which produces MVDLADKKPVHQVVIIGGGFGGLYAAKSMAKANVQITLIDKRNFHLFQPLLYQVATGALSPADISSPLRSVLSKSKNTKVLLGEVNDIDTTTQKVMVGEESVPYDTLIVATGAKHSYFGKDNWEEFAPGLKTVEDAIEMRRRIFSAFEAAEKESDPVKRQALLTFVIVGGGPTGVELAGAIAELATKTLTEDFRNIDTSETRVLLLEGLDRILPPFAPELSHTAEASLKALGVDVQTKTLVTHIENDIVTIKQGDDVKEIAAKTVLWAAGVKASAMGKVLTDKTGVESDRAGRVMVEPDLSIKGFPNIFVVGDLANFAHQNDKPLPGVAPVAMQEGEYVAKLIQKRLKGETLPQFKYVDRGSLAMIGQHAAVVDLGFIKLRGFFAWFVWLFIHIYFLIEFDNKLVVMIQWLWSYFTRNRGARLITGKEVIAPVPIANSDNQTPIVTKKPLNV; this is translated from the coding sequence ATGGTTGATCTAGCTGACAAAAAACCGGTTCATCAAGTCGTGATTATTGGTGGTGGTTTTGGTGGATTGTACGCCGCTAAGTCTATGGCTAAAGCCAATGTACAAATCACCCTGATTGATAAACGTAATTTTCACCTGTTTCAACCACTGCTGTACCAAGTCGCTACAGGTGCTTTGTCCCCAGCGGATATTTCTTCTCCCTTGCGTTCTGTCCTCAGCAAGAGTAAGAATACTAAGGTGCTGTTGGGTGAGGTGAATGATATTGACACTACCACCCAAAAGGTGATGGTAGGCGAGGAATCTGTCCCCTACGATACTTTAATTGTGGCTACAGGGGCAAAACATTCCTATTTTGGTAAGGATAACTGGGAAGAATTTGCACCGGGTTTAAAGACTGTAGAAGATGCCATTGAGATGCGTCGGCGAATATTTTCCGCATTTGAAGCCGCTGAAAAGGAAAGTGATCCGGTAAAACGCCAAGCTTTGTTAACTTTTGTAATTGTGGGTGGTGGTCCAACTGGGGTAGAATTGGCGGGGGCGATCGCTGAATTGGCAACTAAAACCCTGACAGAAGATTTCCGCAACATTGACACCTCAGAAACCAGAGTTTTATTGTTAGAAGGTTTAGATCGGATTCTTCCCCCTTTTGCCCCGGAATTATCCCACACAGCGGAAGCATCATTAAAGGCTTTGGGCGTAGATGTGCAAACCAAAACTTTGGTAACACATATTGAAAATGATATTGTGACGATTAAGCAAGGTGATGATGTCAAAGAAATTGCAGCTAAAACCGTGTTGTGGGCTGCGGGTGTGAAAGCCTCAGCAATGGGGAAAGTTTTGACAGATAAAACGGGAGTTGAGAGCGATCGCGCTGGTCGTGTTATGGTTGAACCAGACCTCAGTATTAAAGGATTTCCCAACATTTTCGTAGTTGGTGACTTAGCAAATTTTGCCCATCAAAATGATAAACCATTGCCGGGAGTTGCACCAGTCGCCATGCAGGAAGGCGAGTATGTGGCTAAACTCATTCAAAAACGGTTGAAAGGTGAAACATTACCCCAATTCAAATATGTGGATAGAGGTAGTTTAGCAATGATTGGGCAACACGCCGCAGTTGTTGATTTAGGATTTATCAAACTTAGAGGTTTCTTTGCGTGGTTTGTTTGGTTATTTATTCACATCTACTTCTTGATTGAATTTGATAATAAGTTAGTGGTGATGATTCAATGGTTGTGGAGCTATTTTACCCGCAATCGTGGCGCGAGATTAATTACAGGCAAGGAAGTTATTGCACCTGTACCAA